In Phoenix dactylifera cultivar Barhee BC4 chromosome 1, palm_55x_up_171113_PBpolish2nd_filt_p, whole genome shotgun sequence, the genomic stretch caacGACCAGTGAAAATGTTTATTGAACCATATTACACATCATAGAAACACTGCATTTAAATGTTCTATGATTTGAGCTCAAATCTTGTAAATTTGTGGGTGGGGGATCAAATCTATCCCTTTTTTCCTCTTTCGCTCTAGAATTTATTTCCAAAATTCTAAAAACATCTTCTAAGTCTCGAAGAAAAGTTGGCTTTCTTCCTAAATGATTCTGaggttttaaaaattattaatagtTTGCACCAACTAATGAAATATGCTTAATTAAATGAAGAAATGACTAAAATCTGAACAcaaacaatcaaataattgaatTGATCATCCATGACCTTTTCCCACTAGTTTCAGTAAAACTGAGTGAAGCTACTGAAGCTAGTTACATTTACCTTAACCTAACCAAAATAAGTTTGTGGGTCAATTTGGCATGGTGAATTAACCACAGATATTCGAGTAATAATTAAATTGAGCATTTATAACCTTTTCCCATTAGTTTTAGCAAAACTGAGTGAAAACACTGAAACTGGTCACCTTTACTTTAAGCTAACCGAAACAAGTTTGTGGGTCAATTTGGCTTGGTTTCCCTGAAATCAGTCTATTTCAATGAAAAAGTTTTGGTTCCCATGGAAACTTTATCCCTTCTTAAAACAGATTATTGTATCTAGGAAATGAACTAATAGTAACATGCATTTATGTAAAACACAATGTCAacgaaaaaagaaaacttcGGATCAGATTAACatctattataaatttatattgATGTGTGGTGTCTTTTTAACCGTTTGAATGGAAATGCAACAGAGTATGTTTATTAgattgtattagtgtctctagAAAGCAATCTAAAATAAGATACCATATTGTTTTTTCAAATAAGAAAATACATGTACCCCTTTAGATACCATGGATGTCTGACTTACCAAGGAGGTATATACCATGTTACCTAGACACTCGGCACAGGTACCAAGTGTCATAGTGTCCTTGAGTATCGGACATGGCAACCTCCAAAAATCTAGATATAGGGACATGTCATAtagtacagaaaataatattattccATGTAAGTAaattatatgtgtgtgtgttgaTCATGGTTAGCAATACCAATTTTGATACCCGTATTAGTATTATGGTGCTATAGTGTCTATATAGGCTGGTTCGTGGTATCGACACTTGGTAGGTTCTCTATACCAAGTATCTATTTGCTACCAGTGTTTGTTTGGTGCAACGAACCATGGATTTTTGATGCTTATCCAAAAAATAGAAACTGGAAAGGGGATGGAGAGTCATATATGCTCTCTTACAAACTAATTAATAGAATAGCCATGAGTGTGCAAGTTGCTTTTGAGTTATTTGGTGTAAGATTACTCGAGATTTGTTAAGGTACTTAAATTGATAATTGATCATGATTGTTTTTTATACTAAAGCATATTGACACCATTTCAATTGTTCATGTAATCATGATAATTTTATATTGAAAATATTAAAATGCTTGGCTTGGTGTCCATATAACCTTGATAGCCTTATACTCAAAACATAAGGACAATTCACTTGGAGCATACACATAATACAAAAAACTTAGAGACACTTTGTTTAAAGTGTCCATATAACCTTGGtgatttatattaaaaatataaggaCAATTTACTTAAAGTATGTAGCACTTGAAACTCAGAGTTCCTTGCACAATACTAAAAAAAAAGTGCTAAGTATCAGACAATTTTTGCTGACATTAGCAGGCACTTTAGATTGGAGTATCCATTTGAGTTCTGTCAACCATGTCCACCTGTCCAAAAGTATTATCTTCCAGAAACCTGAAAAATGCAGTCTGAATAACATTCTGTATGACATGCAGTgtccatatatgatatgatcatATTATTTGGTATGACATGCTTTTGTCTCTATTAACTTGTGGAACACTATCAACAATTTATCTTTCGCTTCAGAAGGGTGTCTTGTATTGCTAAGTGCTTTTGTGCCATGGACAAGTCCTATCCTCATCTCTGCACTTTTGGAAACCGCATTGTAGTTGATTGCAAATCTGCAGTTGGTATGAGAAATTTTGGTATTTTGCCACCAGCTGATGATTGTGTGATATATAGATTTTCCTTGTTCCTCTAAAAGATAATAATTAGATAGTTTGATTATTTTATCTTATTGGGTACAGAATGTCTTGGACCTTTGTGACAACACCACTCAAAGCAAAGGGAGACATATTGGCAGCGGTAGCTTCCAGTGGCCTTCATCACAAAACCCAACAAAAACAGGTGCTTTGGGAAGATCTGGGAGTCAAAAAGATTTCTTTCAGTCACATGATAGTTACTCGGTAATTATTCTactctaaaattatatgattattATGCATATTACCCTCATTGGAGCTGTGATGAGTGTTATATAAAAAGAACAATACAGATAGGAGATCAAATAAATAGTTGCAAAAGGATTGGTTTTTCTTGAGTATAGGTTTTATTGGAATGTGTTGATACCAATTATCGCACCCTTTGTTTTTAGTGTTGGTTTGGTGAAATAATCTTTAACAACTGGAAAAGTTGAATTTATGTTCCttgcttttcttctccttcattcatttttttcataGAGCCAGTCTTCTTCGCTAACTGATGATGAAGCACGGGAAGTTCATTCAAGTAAAAGTGGGACCGAGAAAACAATTCAGGCAGTTTATACCCAAGAAAAGGTTAGTTTTGCTGGTTGAGACCAACACTCTAAATGAGCCAGTGTTCAATATCTGTAGCAGTATCTTAAGGGATAGAGTTCAATCAATTACTCAAGTTTATTCAGTTCAACCTGTGCATCTAACATCTGTAGTTTCCATTTCATACTCAGATGGAACATCCCACTGGGGATGCGGAAGGGACTGGATTATATGAAGCCATGCGCAAAGAAGTGAGACATGCAGTAGAAGAGATCAGGACAGAGCTTGAGAAGGTTGGTGTTCTTCATGTCTCAATTTTTGTCTTCATTAGTTGACAAAAATTTTTGTCCATCTTATCATTAGTTGTGGCTATTTCTAACCCCAAATAGTTGAAGAGGCTTGTTCTTATTATAATCATTCATTATAGTTTGTGCTTGTCTTATAATCTTTTTTCATATCATCATTTATATCTTCATAATAAGATAGATATGAAATATactttacttttctatgctaatCAAACTTGTAGTTTATGCAGGTCATGACAAAAACAGAACGCACAACAATTCTTAATGACAATGAGAAACGGGCAAAGAGTTCCAACATTATCCAAGTTATTGCTGATATCAGAAGGAATTACACCACCAAATTGGAACAGGCATGATATAGGAGAATCCTTTTTGATGCCTGTGACAATGTTGTATCCGGTTATGTTTTGCAATAGCCGTATAGTTAATTCTGATAATTCATGTAGGTGCAATTGTCTGTCTAATCTGTCATGCTGATATATATCCCACTACAATTCCCTCTGGGTATTACATTTTGAGAATATGTGTAAGAAATGCATGGGAATGTGGGAAGCAAAGTAAGGCTAGATATGcactagaaaaatatttttttactcGTATCTTTTGTGTGCCTTTTTGTTTTCCAAAAGCATCTTCTGATTTCAGATTACATGTGTTTTCCACTATTGATCACCTTCCTTCATTGCTTACCATACTGAGGATACCAAACGATCATTCTGCTATGAAGTTGAAGTCACCTAGGATTAGTAAACCACTACGCTTCATTTGGTCATGTAGGTTGGGACAGAGGTTCCTCCCTCAATCAGTATTTGCCTCGTTTGGGTTTCTGGTCTTTCCTCTTTTCAGTCAAAGTATCTTGCTTCACTGagatgtcctattttttcttgatCGTCATAGATTGGCATAATGTGTTGTAGAATTTGATAATGTTATGTTCTTttacacatttttttttcaaaaatgatggcaaaaaaagagagagataatgTTATGTTGAAAATTCAGATTAAATTATTCTAAATTTATAGCAGCTGCTTTTATAATTTGCTGCATATTTAAATACATTTTTATTGCTTTATTTCCAGTCGGAGAAGCGGAAGCAAGAATTACTGGCAGAACTAGCAGTAGAGGAGCAGCGTGGTCAGGAGCTTACTAAAATTGTTAAAGAGTTGCTTCCTTCGCCAAACCCAACAGCTGCTCCAGAAAGATCCTCACGATCGAGAAGAGTAAGCTACCTCTTAAGCATCCTTTGTAGTGAattcatctttctttttttcattacAATACCTTTTTCTGTTAAACATATATCAGAGAAGCAATGATAGAATAAGGATGTCGAAACATCTGACTGAAGAGGCCGAAAGATATTTTGAAGATTTCCTTTCAAATGTTGAAGATACAGACATGTCTTCCTTTGATGGAGAAAGAAGTGATACAAATTCGACGATAAGAGACTTGATAGTGCATGATCGTGTACCAGAAACACCTGCAAGTTTGACAAAAGCTGCTCCACTGCCTGTTGAGGCAGATGGTGTTGTACTTCCTTGGTTGCAGTGGGAGACCAGTAATGATACATCTCCTTCACCATGCAAAACTGAGGCAGAGGTGCCGGCAGCATCAGGAAATATTTTGCCTGCTTCAGCACAGGTTGTTATTTTTGTCCTTATTCTTTTCTTGAATATGTTTTCCTTACTTGTTTTGAATGTGATGGTGAAATCTATAAGTATTTTGTGGACAATAACCTCAGATTTTTCAGATCTTGCAAGTTTCATGACTCATATGAGACAACAAGGCAATAAATGTGGTGTTGAACTCCAAATGCATTTTGTTATTTGAAACAATTACAAAATATGCATTATAACTCAGATCTAACCCACAGTGGTAGATATGATTTTGTGTGAGAATAGTATTTATTGTGACTCTTCTTTTTAAACTccatgggctcgtttggttcgcgggaaaagaaggggggaaagtgtggtcaatggaaaagtaatgagatgcctcttgtttggttggagttttcaatggagagagatgagaaagttgtattcccatgggaatatgattcccatatttcatgggaaagtttttcccatgagaaacatgagaaagttacttttccataagCCGGAAAttacttcatttttatttttttccaaaaaaatcctTCAGCATTAAGAGGTattaaaaacttaatttttattaagggtataataggaattacacataacttttcttggaaagtggacggtcaaccaaacataagcactctggaaATCTATCActtttccattatcaaccaaacatgccaaaagtactttttcaggtATCTTCTTCTCAGGAATCTGCttttcaggaatcatattcttaaGAGGAAAAATGTTTCCCGCGAGCCAAACGAGCCCCAAATGCTGACTTTCTAAGCATTATGATGTTTTATGGGTACATCATGTTTTTGAGAATTACTGCATATAATATTACCATGAATGCATTTATTCAGACATTTGCTCATTACTATCTTACAAATCAACTATTACTTGTACCGAGTCTGTGTTGCTTTTGAAGTATCAAATTCTCCTTGGCTGGTTGAATTGTGAGATAATGACTTCTCTATGACATAATATTATTTCAGGAAGCAAGTGCTGGATTTGATGGTGGGAAACTCATCAGAAGTAGTGTTGGGAGTTGGAGCCCTGAAGGTGATCACAGCTCCTCTGCGATTTCTATGGACCAAAAAGGTGGCAGACTTGGAGATGTAGTAAACCACCTGAGCAGTTCCAATGGTAGAGCAAAAGGGTCTAATTTTTACATGGATGATTACCTATCCTTGCAACACAATGAAGATTTCCTCTTCGAGAGGCTGAGACAGAGGCAGAGAATAGACTCAGGTAGCCTGATTTTATGTGGAAGAACCATACTATAGAGCTTGGGTGATATTTAAATAAGTTTTGCTCTCTTTGTATCACGGTTAGTGTTTTATATAGACATTCGAACTGATTATCTGCCTAAATCGTTGAGGGTTAAATGTCTCCTTTTCGAATTCAAGCTACCACCCTCGTTTAAATTTTCGCAACTGAAAGGAGCATCAGTTCCCAAAACTTGCTAGATAGGGCTTGCAAACTGCATAGCAGGAGCTTCGTGACTAGCAAATGGAGCATTTGACATACCTTTAGGCTTTTACAAACATTACACTTTTGGCTGACGTTATTGTCGTGGTCTTCCTTTTCTCAGTTCAATTCTTACTCGGGTTGACAGCAGATTTTTCTTGGCTTGGTTACACCATATGAGGCTGAGGTTAAGAATGCCTCTGTAACCCTTGAGTCCTTGACCTTTGCAGCATTTGTTTGGTATCGAGGCTTCTTGTTGCGACGAATGGTCATGTTTTATCTTTAGGTCTCCCTCATGAGAGGTTACTGGGGAAATGTTACGTCATGTTATGAAGAGGGAATACCAATGCATGGTTGATGTCACTGCTACCTTACTTGTGATAGATGTTCCGATCTTAAGGCAGGCACCTTTGGGGCCACAAAATCTGAAAAGAAAACAGTATCAGCCCTCCAACCAGTGGCCCATCTAGGAAATCTGAGCCACTGGGTCCCACTTCTCCACGTGGCCAAGGAGCTTCCACCTAAAACCGCAAATAAACCCTCCCTTATCTAATTAAGATTTCTTGTTTCTCCTTCGCTGGATTCTGTTCGCAGAGATCAACACCGGAAGAGACATTCTATAATTTTTCCTAGTTAAAACTTCTATAGAGGAGTAAAGCAGAGGAACAGAGGGGGAGGGACATACCAAAGCCAACGGCAACCCTGAATATTCTCTCATCAATGGAGGCTGGAAGACAACTTCTAGGAGGAAAGCCCCTTCAATCCACTCCCTCTCGATCTCTTGGGTCTCCAAGAAAGGCCTCCTTTGCTGTAAGAGCAGCCTCCGCACCCCCAGTAAAGGTCTGTTTTCCCTAACCAATCTGCTCCTTATGGCCCTCGGCAAAACTTACAAATTTGTTTAACTAGCATAAGGTTTTACCATTCATCTTCCTTTGATGGATACGAGTTATGAATCCATTATCGTTTGAATAATGGGCTTTTCCTCAACAGATTACACCACGTCCTAAttttatattatcatattttctATCGTCCATCAAATTTTGGCAGTCTGATATGTATGTTGGGcttcagaaaaacaaggattcaattTCTTTTGCATGCGACTGCTACAACAACTTCATTCGTCTTTAGTACAAAGAGTGAAAGACGTTCAGAACTTTCAGGTCCTTATTTACTGCTAATATGAATTACTTGATGCCTTCGCAGCAAGGAGCAGACAGACATCTATGGTTTGCATCCAAGCAGTCCCTCACTTACTTAGATGGAAGGTAGTATATAATTCCAAGTACCAGCTCTTCAGATGAACATTAGCTGCATAGCCAGCAACTAGCTTGTACAAGGCACCACCATCTCATGCTTCTCTTCCGCCATTGCAGCCTCCCCGGTGACTACGGCTTCGACCCGCTCGGCCTGTCGGACCCCGAGGGCACCGGCGGATTCATCGAGCCCAAATGGCTAGCCTACGGCGAGGTCATCAATGGCCGGTACGCCATGCTCGGTGCAGTTGGTGCAATTGCACCTGAGATCTTGGGCAAGCTCGGCCTAATTCCGGTGGTTCAAGACCGGCGTCATCCCCCCGGCGGGGACCTACGACTGCTGGGCTGACCCCTACACCCTCTTTGTGTTTGAGATGGCCCTCATGGAGTCATGGGGTTCGCCGAGCACCGGCGGTTCCAGGACTGGGCCAAGCCAGGCTCCCTGGGGAAGCAGTGCTTCCTGGGGTTGGAGAAGTTCTTGGGTGGGTCCGGGGACCCTGCATACCCTGGAGGTCCCTTGTTCAACCCTCTGGGGCTTGGGAAGGATGAGAAGTCCATGAAAGACTTGAAGCTCAAGGAGGTGAAGAATGGGAGGTTGGCCATGCTGGCTATCTTGGGATACTTTGTTCAGGGCCTGGGGAGTGGGGTGGGGCCCTACCAGAATTTGTTGGATCATTTGGCTGAACCAGTCAACAACAACATCTTGACCAGCCTCAAGTTCCACTAAGATCATGGTTTTAGACTTTTGATCTGAGCTTGGTGTTTCTCCATCTCCCTCCGTGTGCGTGTGACATTTTGTGAAGGCCTTGTGAACGGTGTATCATTAGCTACGGgcatgttgaaaaaaaaaggatttttttgcatgaatatcttcctaaatatcagattttgcatgaatactcttccaaaattgatatttgcatgtataccctcgtaaaatacttattttgccattctatccttttttatttttattttttgcatatgcacccatgctatctaacgatgttaaaaaattaacggtttcaaattaaaatgactaaaatacccttaatgggtagacatgcaaatagatcaCGATCCCGAtagtagagaaagaaaaaagggataATAGCGtaattctaaaattttattttatttttaattaatataaatatgatttttcttaacaccgttagaacaaccgttatattacgggcatttgtacaataacagatttttacgagggtatacatgcaaatatatattttagaagGGTGCTCAtgcaaaatctgatatttagaagggcaTCCTtgcaaaaaatccaaaaaaaacctATGACCTATGTAGTTATGATCCCAATCTCTGTTAATTAATAACTTGGAGAACTTGTGATGAAATTGAACTTTGAAGATGATGATAGTGGCAAATGGTTGATGGGCGTTGTCCAACCTATTGGAGAGCTAGGAAGGTAATGCTTGCTAATTTTCTTACAATGATAAATAACATATTTGCCGTGGCTGTGGATGCATGGTTTAggaaaatatatgaaaaatataccattcaaaaaattttggcCATCTAGCCATTTG encodes the following:
- the LOC103710643 gene encoding uncharacterized protein LOC103710643 isoform X2; its protein translation is MATAAFRSTSRRPAVGGRGGAEDAGSSNRGVGHRRSRSLGRYSGRFPPPPPESDEFSTPRSRFVNKVRGSGVPDISLDDLADEFFRARAESDEEEESRSAARLPDRRNSVASYRMETEASRLRGRSVSRPPDRRAVNGKPTSGGSSRRQRSVSVARHRCSDSENVLDLCDNTTQSKGRHIGSGSFQWPSSQNPTKTGALGRSGSQKDFFQSHDSYSSQSSSLTDDEAREVHSSKSGTEKTIQAVYTQEKMEHPTGDAEGTGLYEAMRKEVRHAVEEIRTELEKFMQVMTKTERTTILNDNEKRAKSSNIIQVIADIRRNYTTKLEQSEKRKQELLAELAVEEQRGQELTKIVKELLPSPNPTAAPERSSRSRRRSNDRIRMSKHLTEEAERYFEDFLSNVEDTDMSSFDGERSDTNSTIRDLIVHDRVPETPASLTKAAPLPVEADGVVLPWLQWETSNDTSPSPCKTEAEVPAASGNILPASAQEASAGFDGGKLIRSSVGSWSPEGDHSSSAISMDQKGGRLGDVVNHLSSSNGRAKGSNFYMDDYLSLQHNEDFLFERLRQRQRIDSGSLILCGRTIL
- the LOC103710643 gene encoding uncharacterized protein LOC103710643 isoform X1 produces the protein MATAAFRSTSRRPAVGGRGGAEDAGSSNRGVGHRRSRSLGRYSGRFPPPPPESDEFSTPRSRFVNKVRGSGVPDISLDDLADEFFRARAESDEEEESRSAARLPDRRNSVASYRMETEASRLRGRSVSRPPDRRAVNGKPTSGGSSRRQRSVSVARHRCSDSENVLDLCDNTTQSKGRHIGSGSFQWPSSQNPTKTGALGRSGSQKDFFQSHDSYSSQSSSLTDDEAREVHSSKSGTEKTIQAVYTQEKMEHPTGDAEGTGLYEAMRKEVRHAVEEIRTELEKFMQVMTKTERTTILNDNEKRAKSSNIIQVIADIRRNYTTKLEQSEKRKQELLAELAVEEQRGQELTKIVKELLPSPNPTAAPERSSRSRRRSNDRIRMSKHLTEEAERYFEDFLSNVEDTDMSSFDGERSDTNSTIRDLIVHDRVPETPASLTKAAPLPVEADGVVLPWLQWETSNDTSPSPCKTEAEVPAASGNILPASAQEASAGFDGGKLIRSSVGSWSPEGDHSSSAISMDQKGGRLGDVVNHLSSSNGRAKGSNFYMDDYLSLQHNEDFLFERLRQRQRIDSDGQNSVWSAHKNFSW